Proteins encoded in a region of the Takifugu flavidus isolate HTHZ2018 chromosome 8, ASM371156v2, whole genome shotgun sequence genome:
- the LOC130530741 gene encoding PGC-1 and ERR-induced regulator in muscle protein 1: MEEFECSVDICDQDWTSFVAECEECNLLPPSLARLDDSGMSDIDDKVGFVQKVELAFSELDPPRCEDSPADRYLCKHGVTGMESILSGSEEDIHLQSVNVFFERLKSASEAEKLAAPNQTRAPTQRDVKQEAGHRSDGQRANNAAPMENIPNINFLAAASDAAAGETTEPINEDGGGMSTTPGGNTSGFRSSEPVGPEELKQATDSAGDEVKVAELRTPLNIVQQEEFPPKKGFTNSSRSHVDTKWKDAHASLSDSTDTSKTASRESSPLSSVRRKRAKKRRAEPAETQVWIKPSDSEEEQHARRGGIGLPVAERNHFYALKVPQRHATSDFSTISSLPVKLSAREIKVKDPSESQFSESIFRRSRFSGGGLNEDGAGNDPSLIPLNQTVVSVLNGSGHVAQHLHPARQSHLDEEMIHMFCCENEQQRSSHTEKRSAANSRPAGGAGNPGIQWHPMLTDQYGSRLGQSCPSLSRPDSPNAKSNRMDRTKSTDSNSLPDRRCLAPYPPHSDADIPARPPVLLSSSDLDVVSGGSAGAERAQTPAAAPPDLHICEHSLTSLTDITPVSSCCTLDTESGVSLSNGTITDLSYSSCLSVSQNDSRCSGEKPSPTKQQEEEEERSAPEADDAAAPPKAEGKPDDAPDSTHSVFAMSSFWSEMEKLTINDILGLRKMEQTASLSAPPPVEESEKPAEFVLTDSGLYTDALKPGQTSVPVPSESRPLPVGQSANSYSSMATATGFHSSSGPTSFRRICKTVSMQNLCSLESVRLSQKDQPLPSLDEEDLEKVGRFPDGPVSDTEAGGYSVSLGGIFQYIFGKQSAPQRHTGGAPSLPTEGYSLAETYDHFMSDCNADSTLEPLVPAQARSKHGSRSAGRTLEFPEAYEYFFASSSSDESAAESDGEEDSGPARVVGRLRRTSNASELSTDIYDNFFTDCDFEQSSFWTNTFSFRNLLFSGSTEERRTVSGSFVPQRPSGFQITVNSGEAADNEDWMFSDLYPVEDGLSHLLPPHPFTHEDLQVAVPSPRLDAPLLPLKQSDMCLVCIAFASWVLKTANPQVGDAWKAVLLANVSALSAIRYLRKYVKDTAASEDILHVDS; this comes from the exons ATGGAGGAGTTTGAATGCAGCGTGGACATCTGCGACCAGGACTGGACGTCCTTCGTGGCGGAGTGTGAGGAGTGCAACCTGCTTCCTCCTTCATTAGCCAGGCTGGATGATTCGGGGATGAGCGACATTGACGACAAAGTGGGGTTTGTTCAGAAAGTGGAGCTGGCCTTTTCAGAGCTGGACCCCCCACGCTGCGAGGACTCCCCCGCCGATCGTTATCTCTGCAAGCACGGTGTCACGGGAATGGAGAGCATCCTCTCAGGCAGCGAGGAGGACATTCACCTGCAGTCTGTCAATGTGTTCTTTGAAAGGCTGAAAAGTGCTTCGGAGGCCGAGAAGCTCGCCGCGCCAAACCAAACAAGAGCCCCAACACAAAGAGACGTGAAGCAGGAGGCTGGTCACCGTAGTGACGGGCAACGAGCTAACAACGCCGCTCCAATGGAAAACATTCCCAACATAAACTTCCTGGCTGCCGCcagtgatgcagctgctggtgagacCACAGAGCCCATCAACGAGGATGGTGGCGGCATGTCTACCACGCCTGGAGGCAACACCTCGGGCTTCCGGAGCTCAGAACCAGTTGGTCctgaggagctgaaacaggccaCGGACTCAGCTGGCGATGAGGTCAAGGTGGCGGAGCTGCGGACGCCTCTGAACATCGTCCAGCAGGAGGAGTTTCCTCCCAAGAAAGGTTTCACCAACTCATCTCGGAGTCACGTAGACACAAAGTGGAAGGACGCACACGCTTCCCTGTCCGACTCAACGGACACGAGCAAAACAGCGAGCCGAGAGTCATCTCCACTGTCCTCTGTCAGGAGGAAGAGGGCCAAGAAGAGACGGGCGGAGCCAGCCGAGACTCAGGTCTGGATCAAACCCAGCGACtcggaggaagagcagcacgCACGGAGAGGAGGCATCGGCCTGCCTGTGGCTGAGCGCAATCATTTCTATGCTTTAAAAGTACCACAAAGACACGCAACGTCCGACTTCTCAACCATCAGCAGCCTCCCGGTGAAGCTGTCTGCCAGGGAGATAAAAGTAAAGGATCCGTCGGAAAGCCAATTTTCAGAGAGCATCTTTAGACGGTCAAGGTTCAGTGGAGGAGGCCTTAATGAAGACGGAGCAGGTAATGATCCGTCGCTAATCCCGCTGAATCAGACTGTTGTGTCCGTGCTGAACGGCAGCGGTCACGTGGCACAACATTTGCATCCGGCCAGGCAGTCGCACCTCGACGAGGAAATGATTCACATGTTTTGCTGTGAGAacgagcagcagcgcagcagccaCACCGAGAAACGCTCCGCTGCAAACTCCCGCccggctggaggagctgggaatcCTGGAATTCAGTGGCATCCCATGCTTACAGACCAGTATGGATCCAGACTGGGACAGAGTTGTCCGTCTCTGAGCAGACCCGACTCCCCCAACGCAAAATCAAACCGTATGGATCGTACCAAATCCACCGACTCCAATTCACTGCCTGATAGACGCTGCCTAGCTCCATATCCGCCCCATTCAGATGCAGACATTCCAGCTCGGCCCCCAGTGTTGCTGTCGTCCTCTGATTTAGACGTTGTATCTGGTGGAAGCGCAGGGGCCGAGAGGGCACAAACGCCGGCAGCCGCCCCACCAGATCTGCACATCTGTGAACATTCACTAACCAGCCTGACCGATATCACTCCAGTGTCGTCCTGCTGTACTCTGGACACAGAATCAGGCGTGTCGCTGTCAAATGGAACCATCACAGACCTCTCCTACAGTTCCTGTTTGTCCGTTAGCCAAAATGACTCCCGATGTTCGGGAGAAAAACCATCGCCAAcaaaacagcaggaggaggaggaggagaggtcaGCGCCTGAGGCAGATGATGCCGCTGCACCACCTAAAGCAGAAGGAAAACCCGACGACGCGCCTGATTCAACACATTCAGTGTTTGCTATGTCTTCTTTTTGGAGTGAGATGGAGAAACTGACGATTAACGACATCCTGGGTTTACGTAAGATGGAGCAAACTGCTTCTCTGAGCGCCCCCCCGCCAGTGGAGGAGAGCGAGAAGCCTGCAGAGTTTGTTCTGACTGATTCAGGCCTTTACACCGATGCGCTTAAGCCTGGACAAACCAGCGTCCCCGTCCCTTCAGAGAGCCGCCCCCTCCCAGTGGGCCAGAGTGctaacagctacagcagcatgGCGACAGCTACAGGCTTCCACTCCAGCAGTGGCCCAACATCCTTCAGGAGGATTTGTAAAACTGTCAGCATGCAGAATCTCTGCTCTCTGGAGTCTGTCCGCCTCAGCCAGAAGGACCAACCACTGCCGAGTCTGGATGAAGAAGACTTGGAAAAAGTGGGGCGTTTTCCTGACGGACCCGTGTCCGACACGGAAGCGGGCGGCTACAGCGTCTCTCTCGGAGGGATCTTCCAGTACATTTTTGGAAAGCAGTCAGCTCCTCAGCGTCACACGGGCGGCGCGCCCTCCCTCCCCACGGAAGGATATTCCCTCGCTGAGACCTATGACCACTTCATGTCAGACTGTAACGCGGACAGCACCCTCGAGCCTCTTGTCCCGGCACAGGCTCGGTCCAAGCACGGCTCCCGCTCAGCCGGCAGAACGCTGGAGTTCCCAGAGGCGTATGAATACTTCTTCGCTTCCTCATCGTCCGACGAGTCTGCTGCAGAAtctgatggagaggaggacagcGGTCCAGCGAGGGTGGTGGGGAGGCTCAGGAGAACATCGAATGCTTCGGAGCTCTCTACAGATATTTATGATAATTTCTTCACCGACTGTGATTTCGAGCAGAGTTCCTTTTGGACGAACACCTTCTCCTTCAGGAACCTGCTGTTTTCCGGATCCACAGAAGAGCGACGGACTGTTTCAGGCTCCTTTGTGCCTCAGAGGCCGAGCGGCTTTCAAATTACAGTTAATTCTGGAGAAGCTGCGGACAACGAAGACTGGATGTTTTCTGATCTCTACCCTGTTGAAGACGGCCTTTCACACCTGCTGCCTCCGCATCCTTTCACACATGAAGACCTGCAGGTGGCTGTTCCCAGTCCAA gGTTGGAcgcccccctccttcccctgaAACAGTCAGACATGTGTCTGGTTTGCATTGCCTTTGCTTCATGGGTCCTAAAGACTGCAAACCCACAGGTTGGAGATGCCTGGAAGGCTG TTCTTCTTGCCAACGTGAGTGCTCTGTCTGCCATCAGATATCTGAGGAAATATGTCAAGGACACAGCAGCCAGCGAGGACATATTGCATGTTGACTCCTAA
- the plekhn1 gene encoding probable pleckstrin homology domain-containing family N member 1: MGSSMSCVPQHNFRFSSKSFIRRNSSRLFRKKNPQEGQEKSNSIINILCTVTPRKEMSHKDLETIENIKWDPPYDPASGWKKSSINVKNYGRMIHSSKVRFRFLHCQDVHDCYLDLFQTHLHFVSNNPTGLTYQGTLPLKELTICNLQQNCNHSQPQEFAFQINGVSLNPIIVYCGNQEEMDLWFGLLKENIEANGGTAIAARNYTRVKLNQEETPEGREELRNSINREPIYEWEGSQRDSLGAITYVTKVRLQHLPCQDQSDRLLVMYPSTLIILSEENDGLFYKGKLPLNMITVTTPCQDVRPNTFMIEGKLINPIVVSCLDRTEFCDWIRHFKAADVPVLTPPPPVYDIIYTPTHRETPQFSRWSGASQEHSEFRQSSGRGSYNLHLPVHKEDPLSPGYSEPLCYTSSRPSSTETTRLGSRTNSVSSHTRPEHDLRPLSVRYSSPQRGSYLQPIEASVLSQIYSTPYSAVHHASSHRLEKVPLVKSNSWSTPQTSLNYSLNPQRHSDMCAPRQPLSPLYDEPCSPEINCLDEVSALHHPHQQDQQLLPPSFQLCTPPLGKRNRRSLVLTNSRGDALGPETESRQGQAEQRAEAVWRLKLLPVPGQLQEQMALPSSCVRNTSYTPYSYSPDCHSYLEPSEPDDQEIDYDNIWEYDCDTGMIQPTSGNSTHRTGLDFGARGLGVMATQQRWS; encoded by the exons ATGGGGAGCTCCATGTCATGCGTCCCCCAGCATAACTTCAGATTCTCCAGCAAGAGTTTCATACGCAGGAACAG cagtCGGCTGTTTCGCAAGAAGAATCCCCAAGAGGGGCAGGAGAAGTCGAACAGCATCATCAACATCCTCTGCACCGTCACCCCCAGGAAG GAAATGTCCCATAAAGATCTGGAGACGATAGAGAACATAAAATGGGATCCACCCTACGACCCGGCCAGTGgctggaagaagagcagcaTCAACGTGAAGAACTATGGGCGCATGATTCACAGCTCCAAAGTTCGCTTCCGCTTCCTCCACTGCCAG GATGTACATGACTGCTACCTGGATCTGTTCCAGACACACCTGCATTTTGTCTCCAACAACCCAACCGGATTGACCTACCAG GGAACTCTTCCACTGAAGGAACTCACAATCTgcaacctgcagcagaactgcAACCACAGCCAGCCCCAGGAATTTGCCTTTCAGATAAATG GTGTCAGCCTTAATCCCATCATCGTCTACTGTGGCAACCAGGAAGAGATGGACCTGTGGTTCGGTCTGCTCAAAGAGAACATCGAGGCCAACGGAGGAACCGCGATCGCCGCCAGAAACTACACCAGAGTGAAG CTAAACCAGGAAGAGACCCCCgaaggcagagaggagctgaggaactccATCAACAGGGAGCCCATCTACGAGTGGGAGGGCTCCCAGCGGGACAGTCTAGGGGCCATCACCTATGTCACTAAAGTGCGCCTGCAACACCTGCCCTGTCAG GACCAGAGCGACAGGCTGTTGGTGATGTATCCATCCACGCTGATCATCCTGTCAGAGGAGAACGACGGGCTCTTCTATAAG GGGAAACTTCCACTCAACATGATAACCGTGACCACGCCCTGTCAAGACGTCAGGCCCAACACCTTCATGATCGAAG gGAAGCTGATCAACCCCATCGTGGTGTCGTGTCTGGATAGGACAGAGTTCTGTGACTGGATCCGGCATTTCAAAGCTGCTGATGTGCCGGTtctcacccctccacccccggTGTATGACATCATCTACACCCCAACACACAGAGAG ACTCCACAGTTCAGCAGGTGGAGCGGAGCCAGTCAAGAGCACAGCGAGTTCAGACAATCGAGCGGGCGTGGCTCCTACAACCTCCACTTACCCGTTCATAAAGAAGACCCTCTTTCCCCAGGATATTCAGAGCCGCTCTGT TACACCTCCAGTCGACCCTCCTCCACCGAAACCACCCGGCTGGGCAGCAGGACCAACAGCGTATCCTCCCACACCAGGCCGGAGCACGACCTACGACCTCTGTCCGTGCGCTACTCGTCCCCTCAGCGCGGCTCTTACCTCCAGCCCATCGAGGCTTCGGTCCTATCTCAGATCTACAGCACGCCCTACTCTGCCGTGCACCACGCCAGCAGCCATCGGCTGGAGAAAGTCCCGCTGGTCAAG TCTAACAGCTGGAGTACTCCTCAGACATCCCTAAACTACTCCCTGAACCCGCAGCGCCACTCGGACATGTGCGCCCCGCGACAGCCGCTGTCCCCCCTCTACGATGAGCCCTGCAGCCCTGAAATCAACTGCCTGGACGAGGTCAGTGCACTG CACCATCcacaccagcaggaccagcagctcctgccTCCATCCTTCCAGCTCTGCACTCCTCCGCTGGGCAAGCGCAACAGGAGAAGCCTGGTTCTGACCAATTCAAGGGGAGACGCTTTGGGCCCCGAGACAGAGAGCCGTCAGGGGCAGGCTGAGCAGAGGGCCGAAGCCGTGTggaggctgaagctgctgccggTGCCCggccagctgcaggagcag ATGGCTCTGCCTTCCAGCTGTGTGAGGAATACATCGTACACACCTTACAGTTACTCCCCAG ATTGCCACTCGTACCTCGAACCCAGCGAGCCCGACGACCAGGAAATCGACTATGACAACATTTGGGAGTACGACTGCGACACTGGAATGATTCAGCCAACGTCTGGAAATTCAACACACCGGACAGGATTAGACTTTGGGGCCAGGGGCCTGGGTGTCATGGCAACGCAGCAGAGATGgtcataa
- the klhl17 gene encoding kelch-like protein 17 isoform X2: MMEGGMQLLNRDGHSISHNSKRHYHDSFVSMNRMRQRGLLCDIVLHVSNKEIKAHKVVLASCSPYFHAMFTNEMSESRQTHVTLHDIDPQALEQLVQYAYTAEIMVGEGNVQTLLPAASLLQLNGVRDACCKFLLSQLDPSNCLGIRAFADTHSCSDLLKSAHKYLLQHFVEVSKTEEFMLLPLKQVLDLFSSDTLNVPSEEEVYRAGLSWVKHDIDGRRQHVPWLMKCVRLPLLRRDFLISNVDTELLVRHHTECKDLLIEALKYHLMPEQRINLYNIRTRPRRCEGASPVLFAVGGGSLFAIHGDCEAYDTRTDRWHMVASMSTRRARVGVAAIGNRLYAVGGYDGTSDLATIESYDPITNTWQPEVSMGTRRSCLGVAVLHGLLYAAGGYDGASCLNSAERYDPLTSTWASIAAMSTRRRYVRVATLEGSLYAVGGYDSSSHLATVEKYDPLNNAWTAIANMLSRRSSAGVAVLEGMLYVAGGNDGTSCLNSVERFNPKTNTWEGVAPMNIRRSTHDLVAMDGWLYAVGGNDGSSSLNSIEKYNPRSNKWVAASCMFTRRSSVGVAILELLNFPPPSSPTLSVSSTSL; the protein is encoded by the exons ATGATGGAAGGCGGCATGCAGCTGCTGAACCGGGATGGTCACAGCATCTCGCACAATTCCAAGAGGCACTACCACGACTCCTTCGTGTCCATGAACAGAATGCGACAGCGGGGCCTGCTGTGTGACATCGTGCTCCATGTCTCCAACAAAGAAATCAAGGCCCACAAAGTCGTGCTGGCCTCCTGTAGCCCCTACTTCCACGCTATGTTTACAA ATGAAATGTCAGAGAGTCGGCAGACCCATGTGACCCTCCATGACATCGACCCTCAGGCTTTGGAGCAGCTGGTCCAGTATGCTTACACCGCGGAGATTATGGTCGGGGAGGGTAATGTTCAG ACATTGCTCCCAGCTGCcagtctgctgcagctcaaCGGGGTGCGGGATGCCTGCTGCAAGTTCCTGCTCAGCCAGCTGGACCCCTCTAACTGTCTTGGCATCCGAGCGTTCGCCGACACGCACTCCTGCAGCGACCTGCTCAAATCGGCGCACAAGTATCTACTGCAACACTTTGTGGAGGTGTCCAAGACGGAAGAGTTCATGCTGCTTCCACTGAAACAG GTCCTGGATCTGTTCTCCAGCGACACTCTCAACGTCCCGTCTGAGGAGGAGGTGTACCGAGCCGGGCTGAGCTGGGTGAAACATGATATCGATGGACGCAGGCAGCATGTGCCCTGG CTAATGAAGTGCGTGCGACTGCCGCTGCTGAGGCGAGACTTCCTGATTAGCAACGTGgacacggagctgctggtgcGTCACCACACCGAGTGCAAGGATCTGCTGATCGAGGCTCTCAAGTATCACCTGATGCCCGAGCAGAGGATAAACCTTTACAACATCAGGACTCGCCCGCGCCGCTGTGAGGGGGCCAGCCCGGTGCTGTTTGCTGTTG GTGGTGGCAGCCTGTTTGCTATCCATGGGGACTGCGAGGCGTACGACACCAGGACAGATCGCTGGCACATGGTGGCGTCCATGTCCACTCGGCGGGCACGAGTTGGCGTGGCAGCCATTGGGAACAGACTGTATGCTGTCGGAGG GTATGACGGCACATCAGACCTTGCCACCATTGAGTCATATGACCCGATTACAAACACCTGGCAGCCTGAGGTTTCTATGGGAACACGGCGGAGTTGTTTAGGTGTGGCGGTCCTCCACGGCCTGCTCTATGCTGCTGGAGGCTATGATGGGGCCTCGTGCCTCAACAG TGCAGAGCGATATGACCCTTTGACCAGTACATGGGCCTCCATCGCTGCCATGAGCACTCGCAGGAGATATGTGCGAGTAGCTACTCTGG AGGGCAGCTTGTATGCTGTGGGAGGTTACGACAGCTCCTCGCATCTGGCCACCGTGGAGAAATACGATCCCCTG AACAACGCTTGGACGGCCATTGCCAACATGCTGAGCCGACGCAGCAGCGCCGGGGTGGCCGTGCTGGAAGGGATGCTCTATGTTGCTGGAGGCAATGACGGCACCAGCTGCCTCAACTCTGTGGAGCGGTTCAACCCCAAAACCAACACCTGGGAGGGGGTGGCCCCCATGAACATACGCAG GAGCACCCATGACCTTGTTGCTATGGACGGCTGGCTGTACGCAGTGGGAGGTAACGACGGCAGCTCGAGTCTGAACTCCATTGAGAAGTACAATCCACGCAGTAACAAGTGGGTCGCAGCCTCCTGCATGTTCACGCGCCGCAGCAGCGTGGGCGTAGCCATACTGGAGCTCCTAAACTTCCCGCCGCCGTCCTCGCCCACACTCTCGGTCTCCTCCACCAGCCTTTGA
- the klhl17 gene encoding kelch-like protein 17 isoform X1 yields MMEGGMQLLNRDGHSISHNSKRHYHDSFVSMNRMRQRGLLCDIVLHVSNKEIKAHKVVLASCSPYFHAMFTNEMSESRQTHVTLHDIDPQALEQLVQYAYTAEIMVGEGNVQTLLPAASLLQLNGVRDACCKFLLSQLDPSNCLGIRAFADTHSCSDLLKSAHKYLLQHFVEVSKTEEFMLLPLKQVLDLFSSDTLNVPSEEEVYRAGLSWVKHDIDGRRQHVPWLMKCVRLPLLRRDFLISNVDTELLVRHHTECKDLLIEALKYHLMPEQRINLYNIRTRPRRCEGASPVLFAVGQCVLEGGGSLFAIHGDCEAYDTRTDRWHMVASMSTRRARVGVAAIGNRLYAVGGYDGTSDLATIESYDPITNTWQPEVSMGTRRSCLGVAVLHGLLYAAGGYDGASCLNSAERYDPLTSTWASIAAMSTRRRYVRVATLEGSLYAVGGYDSSSHLATVEKYDPLNNAWTAIANMLSRRSSAGVAVLEGMLYVAGGNDGTSCLNSVERFNPKTNTWEGVAPMNIRRSTHDLVAMDGWLYAVGGNDGSSSLNSIEKYNPRSNKWVAASCMFTRRSSVGVAILELLNFPPPSSPTLSVSSTSL; encoded by the exons ATGATGGAAGGCGGCATGCAGCTGCTGAACCGGGATGGTCACAGCATCTCGCACAATTCCAAGAGGCACTACCACGACTCCTTCGTGTCCATGAACAGAATGCGACAGCGGGGCCTGCTGTGTGACATCGTGCTCCATGTCTCCAACAAAGAAATCAAGGCCCACAAAGTCGTGCTGGCCTCCTGTAGCCCCTACTTCCACGCTATGTTTACAA ATGAAATGTCAGAGAGTCGGCAGACCCATGTGACCCTCCATGACATCGACCCTCAGGCTTTGGAGCAGCTGGTCCAGTATGCTTACACCGCGGAGATTATGGTCGGGGAGGGTAATGTTCAG ACATTGCTCCCAGCTGCcagtctgctgcagctcaaCGGGGTGCGGGATGCCTGCTGCAAGTTCCTGCTCAGCCAGCTGGACCCCTCTAACTGTCTTGGCATCCGAGCGTTCGCCGACACGCACTCCTGCAGCGACCTGCTCAAATCGGCGCACAAGTATCTACTGCAACACTTTGTGGAGGTGTCCAAGACGGAAGAGTTCATGCTGCTTCCACTGAAACAG GTCCTGGATCTGTTCTCCAGCGACACTCTCAACGTCCCGTCTGAGGAGGAGGTGTACCGAGCCGGGCTGAGCTGGGTGAAACATGATATCGATGGACGCAGGCAGCATGTGCCCTGG CTAATGAAGTGCGTGCGACTGCCGCTGCTGAGGCGAGACTTCCTGATTAGCAACGTGgacacggagctgctggtgcGTCACCACACCGAGTGCAAGGATCTGCTGATCGAGGCTCTCAAGTATCACCTGATGCCCGAGCAGAGGATAAACCTTTACAACATCAGGACTCGCCCGCGCCGCTGTGAGGGGGCCAGCCCGGTGCTGTTTGCTGTTGGTCAGTGTGTACTTGAAG GTGGTGGCAGCCTGTTTGCTATCCATGGGGACTGCGAGGCGTACGACACCAGGACAGATCGCTGGCACATGGTGGCGTCCATGTCCACTCGGCGGGCACGAGTTGGCGTGGCAGCCATTGGGAACAGACTGTATGCTGTCGGAGG GTATGACGGCACATCAGACCTTGCCACCATTGAGTCATATGACCCGATTACAAACACCTGGCAGCCTGAGGTTTCTATGGGAACACGGCGGAGTTGTTTAGGTGTGGCGGTCCTCCACGGCCTGCTCTATGCTGCTGGAGGCTATGATGGGGCCTCGTGCCTCAACAG TGCAGAGCGATATGACCCTTTGACCAGTACATGGGCCTCCATCGCTGCCATGAGCACTCGCAGGAGATATGTGCGAGTAGCTACTCTGG AGGGCAGCTTGTATGCTGTGGGAGGTTACGACAGCTCCTCGCATCTGGCCACCGTGGAGAAATACGATCCCCTG AACAACGCTTGGACGGCCATTGCCAACATGCTGAGCCGACGCAGCAGCGCCGGGGTGGCCGTGCTGGAAGGGATGCTCTATGTTGCTGGAGGCAATGACGGCACCAGCTGCCTCAACTCTGTGGAGCGGTTCAACCCCAAAACCAACACCTGGGAGGGGGTGGCCCCCATGAACATACGCAG GAGCACCCATGACCTTGTTGCTATGGACGGCTGGCTGTACGCAGTGGGAGGTAACGACGGCAGCTCGAGTCTGAACTCCATTGAGAAGTACAATCCACGCAGTAACAAGTGGGTCGCAGCCTCCTGCATGTTCACGCGCCGCAGCAGCGTGGGCGTAGCCATACTGGAGCTCCTAAACTTCCCGCCGCCGTCCTCGCCCACACTCTCGGTCTCCTCCACCAGCCTTTGA